A window of Seriola aureovittata isolate HTS-2021-v1 ecotype China chromosome 17, ASM2101889v1, whole genome shotgun sequence genomic DNA:
TGTAAAGCATCATGTACTTGTTGCTTGTTGCCTCAACATTTCCACATACtgagtgattttattttactctcaCTTCCATTTTGAGCTGCCAAGGTTCCCCCCTAACCTGAAGCtacattgaaaaaataaatccagtgcACTGAGAATAGATGTAGAAGTATATCCATACAACCCCCCGACCTTCCCCTCACCTtcaacactgctgctgcctgctccGAGGAGCTAGACCGACGCTCTCTGCCAAGCTCACCTACATACAAATAATTTATAGCACATATAAATTATTTGTATATAAACACTCCCTCCGGGTCGTAGTTGTGCATTCTGAAGGGTTCAGAGCTGAGCTGACTTTAAAAGAGCTTTGTTATCAGAGACATGCCATTAAATCCTTGCCCCCACTACTGTATTTTTATGTCACATCTGTATATAATTTATGAGcgatgcagctgtgtgtgtgcgcgtgagtgtgtgtataaaagtgtgttcttgtgtgtccACCACAACTACCACTGAATTgcacaaacaaaagtaaatagACATTGACAGGATGATGCACTGTTCAGTTTTTAATCCACACTCtataatttttaattttcttagtTTGTATGTTTGACCTTATTTATCTATGACAGAATATAGTgaatataaaagtataaaaaagactatataaagtataaaagtaggagctgaatttaaatgaaatcttGGAGAATCGAGCTGATTGATTTCTTGTTAGTGCTTCCTTTGCTTTTGCTCTCCTCCttgctttgctgcttttcttatcatttttagacatttacatttctgctcCTTTCTCCTCAAACTGGCAGAAGCTTTCATTAGATGTCACGCTGcctcttgtttctttttgttgcaacctttcctgtgtgtgtgtgtgtgtgtgtgtgtgtgtgtgtgtgtgtgtgtgtgtgtgtgtgtgtgtgtgtgtgtgtgtgtgtgtgtgtgtgtgtgtgtgtgagagtgagagagagagagagagaaactgctTGAGTAATGGAGATTTTTGTGGAGGAAAAACCTGCACGCCACTATTGTGTCttacttatgtgtgtgtatctgtttgtttgttcatgtgtgtgtaggatCTGACAGCTATTGGAATAACTAAACCAGgtcacagaaagaaaatgacatcGGAGATTAACAAGCTCAGTGTCACAGAGTGGCTGCCCGATCAGAAACCTGTGAGTAAAactcaagacacacacaccaattatTGTAGATGCTTTCCTGGTATCTGTCATGCTAAAACTATTACTGTAATTCATATTTCTGTTGGTTCATCATGAAATGTCAGATGTGTTAATTGGTTGCCCCGGTTGTTGGTCAAAGTCTGGTGAGCAGTCGTGTTTGTGGTGTTCCTATAGGCCAATCTGGGAGAGTGGCTGTCTGCCATTGGTCTGAACCAGTACCACCAGGTGTTGGTGCAGAACGGCTATGAGAACATCGacttcatcactgacatcacttGGGAGGACCTGCAGGAAATAGGCATCACCAAACTGGGTAACTagtacagtcacacagactgtgtgtggaAGCATTAGAGACTGCTGCGATCAAGCTTCAGCACGATGTGATTTGTGCTACGGTAAAGAAAGCTGCTGTCGTGGTAAACGTTAGATTCCAAGGCCTGGGAATAAGCAGAGATAACTGGTTAGGGGTAGGGTGAAGGTAAGGAAAACACTTCACTTCCTGCAGAATTTTCCACATATTCCTAGTTTGGCGTAGACACGTTAAGTATGGAGGCCCGGCCCTGACAAAAAGGTTGTCAGACTGATGTCGCTATATGATGAAAGTTGGTGCTAGCTggtgttcactgtgttttgcGATAAGTGTTTTCAATTAAGCTCACCCTCTCAGTGGCTGACTGTGGAAAAGGAAATGCTAAAATAGGGAATAGATAAGTGATTAAATGTGTGGCAAGaacaaaatataagaaaattGAGGAGCTGAAGAATATAAAATGAGCTGGTGAAAGATAAATAGCGGAGTAAGTTCTATGACGGTGAaatttaatcaatttttttttaaaaagttttgcttttgtcttAACACTGATTAAGTGTTGAAGGAAAAGCATAAAgcttcacatttctttttacactccattttaattataaataatttcattgagaattttatttattgacatGATCAATTATATTTTTGACTAATAACCTTTTACTATATTTTGTTTCGCAGCTTCAGAAATGTTCACCCTCTAAGTTGAGGAAAGATCtacatatatactgtgtataataataatgataatgataacaataatgtataataatacattatgtataataataataataatataaaatatgatttattttgattaaaaattatatttaacatAAGTACTTAGCTTAAagttttattaattaaacaaGAACGCTAATTCTAATCTGTTGATGTTGAAGGCCACCAGAAGAAGCTGATGCTGGCGGTGAAGCGACTGGCTGAACTGCAGCGTGGAACAGATGGGCGGGGCTCCCTCCGAAAGAAGCCTCCACcaatcacacagcagcaggaaatcaTGTCAGTGGACAGCCCGCCTCCAGACGGTAAGCTATAAACTTTTAATGAGATCTAAACGGACGTACCTCATGAGAGGTCAAACACCTTTGACCAGCTGCTGTGCTGTTAAAGTGAATCTTCATGTTAATCTAaagagtttcttcttctcttcagaGGTCATGTCTCCAAAGATGAGCACCTTCCAGGACAGCGAGTTGAGCACCGAGCTGCAGAGTGCCATGACCCAACCAGGCCAGGAGGTCAAAGCTCAACGAACACGCAGCCTCAGCAAGGACCACGATGAGGTGATGACAGGAGGCGGGGGAGGAGGCACCGGGCCGCCTAAGAAGGAGGCGCGGACTATgaggcagcagagcagccagGGCAGCACGTCTTCCCACAGAGGCAGTGTCTCCTCTCAAGGCAAACACCGTcactcccactcccactcccactccCAGCCTGCTCCCCCCTACACGCCCCCTCACACTCCCACCAAGACTAGaacctcatcttcctcctccacttcctccgtCCAGAGCGCAGCTTCCCCGCAGGCCAAACCCAAGCCGGCCCCCCAGTTTATCCAGGGGGAGAGACCCCAGTCCCCGCGCTCACACACCCCTCAGTCTCCGACCCACCGTGGAGCTCTGTGTACCCAACCTCAgcctcagcttcagcttcagcagcagcagcagcctcagcctcagcagcagcagcagcagcagcagccgccgccTCTAGTCCAGCCACCGCACCAAGCACACCCTCAGCACCACCCACAGACACAGGTGATGGAGGTCAGGGAGAGCCAACAACCACAGGtccccctcctctgcctcccacCAGAGGCTGAGCTGGCTGAGGGAGAAGGAGCAGAGCCCTCGGCGCTGCAGAAGAAACGCGCCCACAGCCTCAACCGATACGCCGTGTCAGATGGCGAGTGTGATGagagggcaggaggaggaggaggaggaggagaaggggaagcAGAGGTCATAAGAGGTCAGAACTCAGTTGTCGTCAGAGGGGACGGAGGTAAATACGCCACAGTGACCCACCGCGTCAGCCGCAGCCACTCGGTGCGCAACCAGGACAAGAACGCCAACCGCAACCAGACGCAGTCCTTTGCTCTGCGTCAGAAGAAGAAAGGGCCGCCCCCGCCGCCGCCCAAACGCTCCAGCTCCGCCATCTCCAGCTCCAACTCCAACCTGACAGATGCCAACgcacagcagcacacactcacTACCACGGGGGGGATGCTGGACGTGCCTTACCACCAACAGCGGCGGGCCAGCGACCTCGGGGTGTCCGTGGAAGCAGGTGCTGTGGAGACGAGCAGCATGGGCAGCGTGAGGAGCATCGCTGCCATGTTGGAAATGTCTTCTATAGGGGGTGGAGCCAAAGGAATGGCGCTGCAGAAGAATTTCCTGCAGGTATTGTAGAGAACATTTTATCTGAGTCATTATAGAAAGTATATCTATATCTGCATTAAAGTTGTACGTGTTGTATCCACATTTCCAGGTGGGGAAAACACGTGATGCCATTGGTCTGGATGGCGAAGTGGTGAACCGACGGAGGACCATCAGTGGCCCCGTCACCGAGCTGGTGGCAGCTGCCAGGCGCAACCAGCCAACTCCCTCCGCTCTCCCGTCTCCCTCCGTCCAGCCTGAGACCTCCCCTCCAACGATAAattcctcctccccccaccctccgtcctccccccaccccagcTCGGGAGGCAGCGGCAGCTCATCGGAGAACCTGCCGTTTGCGGAGGAGGGAAGCCTGACGATCCGCCGGCAGGGtcgaggagaaggagaaggacaGGTAGCTatctatatatatgtttgtctatctatctatctatctatctatctatctatctatctatctatctatctatctatctatctatctatctatctatctatatctatctatctatctatctatctatctatctatctatctatctatctatctatctatctatatctatctatctatctatctatctatctatgtaatgtaatgtgctAAAATCAAATGTGATCTGCTGTAGTACAAATCCATAGTGAagcttctctgtttttatttgtgtttatccATTTATCAATGTTTCTGACTGTTTGTGCAAAAATTACCTCTTGTCACGAATGTATGAATTTTCCGTtagtgtgtattttgtgtctgtctgcagggggATGGGGAGGCTCCCCAGGGAGACGGAGGTTTCAACCAGGATGACATCTCCGGCGCCGAGGCCACGGCGACCTTGAAGCGACGGCCCCGCAGCTCCAAGCCGCACCCCAACGGCTCCGACTTCACCCTCCAGGAGTCGTCCACCGTCAAGCGACGGCCCAAGAGCCGCGACAAGGAGCCCGAAGGCTACGCAGACCTGGCCGCCGCGAACGGAGAGCCCGTGGGACTCGGGCCGCCGAACACCACGCAGCCGGTACCCTACCAGAACGGCACCGCCACCGTGAGACGCCGCCCGGTGTCTGATGCTGGAGTGACGGAGCAGCCGCAACCTCAACCTCAACCTCAGCCCCAACATCAACCTCAACCTCAACCACAAGTGACCGCTGCTCCTCGCAGGGACAGCGTGGATCAAGGAGCTCCAGTAAGCAACGAAGGACCTCCGCAGAGGAAACCAAAGCCGCCGGTCTCCCCCAAGCCTGTGGTGGGGCAGATAAAGAGACAAGGAGGCCCACAGACCCCCCCACAACCTGCTTCCAACAAGAGAGTCCCCCTGCCAGGCCCTGGCACGCCTGGAAGTCCCGGtatgatgtgtgtctgtgtgaggtcTGGGTGAGGATGGGGGACGAGGAATTATGCAAAATCTTTTAATTATTAGTTAGGGAAAGTTATCCAGGTCCCCAATTCCAACATCAgccacagccaatcagagcagggGAAGTCAAGTGAAGAAGTATAATATCAGAGaatgctgctgatgtttttggGGACTTGAATGTCAGAATGTGCTTTGAAATCAAACCATAAATCCCGTCTGAGGAAGCCAGAAAAACGccagaatattattattattattatgatcagTCCTGTTAAAATAAACCCCTGCAGATACATGATGGTCATTTATGTTATGAAGCTAtaaaatttcatgtttttaagatGCATATTGTTCTCTTTAGTCTCAGTAGAGGTCTGTTTTTCCAGCACTAGATTTATTCCAccacttcccatgatgcacagTTTTTTGGCAAAGTTCCTGTTTGTGTGATATCTGAAGCCTTTGTTCGTGTCTTTGCTTGATATAGACGAGAAAATGATACACAGTCTTGTTTGGCCCTGTCAGGCCCCTGGGAGCCAGGAGCTGCAGAACAgaactgctttattttttaagtcACTAACCCGGCgttgttcttttctctctctctctctctctctctcttctctctctctctctctctctctctctctctctctctctctctctctgtagtggAAGGAAAGAAGATCCCTCCACCGGTCTCGCCCAAACCAGTGCCACCGCCCACGGCGCCCAAACCGGCCAAACTCATCCACTCCATGACCAGTCCCCCCTCCCCTACCCCGGCTTCTGCCCCAGTCAAACAGCACTCTGCGGTGACTCGGCAGACCAGCTCACCCCCCTCTTTCCCCCCT
This region includes:
- the caskin1 gene encoding caskin-1 isoform X4, whose product is MGKDQELLQAVKTEDLLTVQKLLQRPRPGKAKLLGSAKRVNVNFQDTDGFSPLHHAALNGNLELISLLLESQAAVDIRDQKGMRPLHYAAWQGKAEPMKMLLKSGSSVNSQSDEGQIPLHLSAQHGHYDVSEMLLQHQSNPCIVDNGGKTPLDLACEFGRVGVVQLLLSSNMCAALLEPKKGDTTDPNGTSPLHLAAKNGHIDIIRLLIQAGIDINRQTKAGTALHEAALCGKTEAVRLLLDSGINATVRNTYSQTALDIVYQFTATQASREIKQLLRDASAALQVRALKDYCNNYDLTSLNIKAGDVITVLEQHPDGRWKGCIHDNRTGNDRVGYFPSTMVEVISKRTGLASTVICTQQFQKIPLVPPATVAPANAVVNGNDTTFHQIHILPPPPPPPPHSHQPLLPLFTSFGYNRSPVTTPQGDTPTAPGCRGSEASPHSSPTPSSGPHGGSNEEIWVLRKPVAGGDRSSVGSSGSVTSVRSSGSGQSAGSAPHILHAQAEGVKLLATVLSQSAKAKEHLMEQSKSVDQPPGSASSSRTSSQSGCPLHEAPPYDATATRKGEGPGEGKSSEAVVQWLSDFQLQVYAPNFLSAGYDLPTISRMTPEDLTAIGITKPGHRKKMTSEINKLSVTEWLPDQKPANLGEWLSAIGLNQYHQVLVQNGYENIDFITDITWEDLQEIGITKLGHQKKLMLAVKRLAELQRGTDGRGSLRKKPPPITQQQEIMSVDSPPPDEVMSPKMSTFQDSELSTELQSAMTQPGQEVKAQRTRSLSKDHDEVMTGGGGGGTGPPKKEARTMRQQSSQGSTSSHRGSVSSQGKHRHSHSHSHSQPAPPYTPPHTPTKTRTSSSSSTSSVQSAASPQAKPKPAPQFIQGERPQSPRSHTPQSPTHRGALCTQPQPQLQLQQQQQPQPQQQQQQQQPPPLVQPPHQAHPQHHPQTQVMEVRESQQPQVPLLCLPPEAELAEGEGAEPSALQKKRAHSLNRYAVSDGECDERAGGGGGGGEGEAEVIRGQNSVVVRGDGGKYATVTHRVSRSHSVRNQDKNANRNQTQSFALRQKKKGPPPPPPKRSSSAISSSNSNLTDANAQQHTLTTTGGMLDVPYHQQRRASDLGVSVEAGAVETSSMGSVRSIAAMLEMSSIGGGAKGMALQKNFLQVGKTRDAIGLDGEVVNRRRTISGPVTELVAAARRNQPTPSALPSPSVQPETSPPTINSSSPHPPSSPHPSSGGSGSSSENLPFAEEGSLTIRRQGRGEGEGQGDGEAPQGDGGFNQDDISGAEATATLKRRPRSSKPHPNGSDFTLQESSTVKRRPKSRDKEPEGYADLAAANGEPVGLGPPNTTQPVPYQNGTATVRRRPVSDAGVTEQPQPQPQPQPQHQPQPQPQVTAAPRRDSVDQGAPVSNEGPPQRKPKPPVSPKPVVGQIKRQGGPQTPPQPASNKRVPLPGPGTPGSPVEGKKIPPPVSPKPVPPPTAPKPAKLIHSMTSPPSPTPASAPVKQHSAVTRQTSSPPSFPPSNTPSPPNAKPPSPSSQSPHTPQTPTTPQTPQTPATPSPTPPPVKPPRSSIGGVSVDSGMVGGGVTAPAATTTPDFSVDSLVHQKLEETSASLAAALRAVEDKILRQEDSVAEQKTTVSILDDIGSMFDDLADQLDAMLE
- the caskin1 gene encoding caskin-1 isoform X7 — protein: MGKDQELLQAVKTEDLLTVQKLLQRPRPGKAKLLGSAKRVNVNFQDTDGFSPLHHAALNGNLELISLLLESQAAVDIRDQKGMRPLHYAAWQGKAEPMKMLLKSGSSVNSQSDEGQIPLHLSAQHGHYDVSEMLLQHQSNPCIVDNGGKTPLDLACEFGRVGVVQLLLSSNMCAALLEPKKGDTTDPNGTSPLHLAAKNGHIDIIRLLIQAGIDINRQTKAGTALHEAALCGKTEAVRLLLDSGINATVRNTYSQTALDIVYQFTATQASREIKQLLRDASAALQVRALKDYCNNYDLTSLNIKAGDVITVLEQHPDGRWKGCIHDNRTGNDRVGYFPSTMVEVISKRTGLASTVICTQQFQKIPLVPPATVAPANAVVNGNDTTFHQIHILPPPPPPPPHSHQPLLPLFTSFGYNRSPVTTPQGDTPTAPGCRGSEASPHSSPTPSSGPHGGSNEEIWVLRKPVAGGDRSSVGSSGSVTSVRSSGSGQSAGSAPHILHAQAEGVKLLATVLSQSAKAKEHLMEQSKSVDQPPGSASSSRTSSQSGCPLHEAPPYDATATRKGEGPGEGKDLTAIGITKPGHRKKMTSEINKLSVTEWLPDQKPANLGEWLSAIGLNQYHQVLVQNGYENIDFITDITWEDLQEIGITKLGHQKKLMLAVKRLAELQRGTDGRGSLRKKPPPITQQQEIMSVDSPPPDEVMSPKMSTFQDSELSTELQSAMTQPGQEVKAQRTRSLSKDHDEVMTGGGGGGTGPPKKEARTMRQQSSQGSTSSHRGSVSSQGKHRHSHSHSHSQPAPPYTPPHTPTKTRTSSSSSTSSVQSAASPQAKPKPAPQFIQGERPQSPRSHTPQSPTHRGALCTQPQPQLQLQQQQQPQPQQQQQQQQPPPLVQPPHQAHPQHHPQTQVMEVRESQQPQVPLLCLPPEAELAEGEGAEPSALQKKRAHSLNRYAVSDGECDERAGGGGGGGEGEAEVIRGQNSVVVRGDGGKYATVTHRVSRSHSVRNQDKNANRNQTQSFALRQKKKGPPPPPPKRSSSAISSSNSNLTDANAQQHTLTTTGGMLDVPYHQQRRASDLGVSVEAGAVETSSMGSVRSIAAMLEMSSIGGGAKGMALQKNFLQVGKTRDAIGLDGEVVNRRRTISGPVTELVAAARRNQPTPSALPSPSVQPETSPPTINSSSPHPPSSPHPSSGGSGSSSENLPFAEEGSLTIRRQGRGEGEGQCVFCVCLQGDGEAPQGDGGFNQDDISGAEATATLKRRPRSSKPHPNGSDFTLQESSTVKRRPKSRDKEPEGYADLAAANGEPVGLGPPNTTQPVPYQNGTATVRRRPVSDAGVTEQPQPQPQPQPQHQPQPQPQVTAAPRRDSVDQGAPVSNEGPPQRKPKPPVSPKPVVGQIKRQGGPQTPPQPASNKRVPLPGPGTPGSPVEGKKIPPPVSPKPVPPPTAPKPAKLIHSMTSPPSPTPASAPVKQHSAVTRQTSSPPSFPPSNTPSPPNAKPPSPSSQSPHTPQTPTTPQTPQTPATPSPTPPPVKPPRSSIGGVSVDSGMVGGGVTAPAATTTPDFSVDSLVHQKLEETSASLAAALRAVEDKILRQEDSVAEQKTTVSILDDIGSMFDDLADQLDAMLE
- the caskin1 gene encoding caskin-1 isoform X5, with translation MGKDQELLQAVKTEDLLTVQKLLQRPRPGKAKLLGSAKRVNVNFQDTDGFSPLHHAALNGNLELISLLLESQAAVDIRDQKGMRPLHYAAWQGKAEPMKMLLKSGSSVNSQSDEGQIPLHLSAQHGHYDVSEMLLQHQSNPCIVDNGGKTPLDLACEFGRVGVVQLLLSSNMCAALLEPKKGDTTDPNGTSPLHLAAKNGHIDIIRLLIQAGIDINRQTKAGTALHEAALCGKTEAVRLLLDSGINATVRNTYSQTALDIVYQFTATQASREIKQLLRDASAALQVRALKDYCNNYDLTSLNIKAGDVITVLEQHPDGRWKGCIHDNRTGNDRVGYFPSTMVEVISKRTGLASTVICTQQFQKIPLVPPATVAPANAVVNGNDTTFHQIHILPPPPPPPPHSHQPLLPLFTSFGYNRSPVTTPQGDTPTAPGGDRSSVGSSGSVTSVRSSGSGQSAGSAPHILHAQAEGVKLLATVLSQSAKAKEHLMEQSKSVDQPPAGSASSSRTSSQSGCPLHEAPPYDATATRKGEGPGEGKSSEAVVQWLSDFQLQVYAPNFLSAGYDLPTISRMTPEDLTAIGITKPGHRKKMTSEINKLSVTEWLPDQKPANLGEWLSAIGLNQYHQVLVQNGYENIDFITDITWEDLQEIGITKLGHQKKLMLAVKRLAELQRGTDGRGSLRKKPPPITQQQEIMSVDSPPPDEVMSPKMSTFQDSELSTELQSAMTQPGQEVKAQRTRSLSKDHDEVMTGGGGGGTGPPKKEARTMRQQSSQGSTSSHRGSVSSQGKHRHSHSHSHSQPAPPYTPPHTPTKTRTSSSSSTSSVQSAASPQAKPKPAPQFIQGERPQSPRSHTPQSPTHRGALCTQPQPQLQLQQQQQPQPQQQQQQQQPPPLVQPPHQAHPQHHPQTQVMEVRESQQPQVPLLCLPPEAELAEGEGAEPSALQKKRAHSLNRYAVSDGECDERAGGGGGGGEGEAEVIRGQNSVVVRGDGGKYATVTHRVSRSHSVRNQDKNANRNQTQSFALRQKKKGPPPPPPKRSSSAISSSNSNLTDANAQQHTLTTTGGMLDVPYHQQRRASDLGVSVEAGAVETSSMGSVRSIAAMLEMSSIGGGAKGMALQKNFLQVGKTRDAIGLDGEVVNRRRTISGPVTELVAAARRNQPTPSALPSPSVQPETSPPTINSSSPHPPSSPHPSSGGSGSSSENLPFAEEGSLTIRRQGRGEGEGQCVFCVCLQGDGEAPQGDGGFNQDDISGAEATATLKRRPRSSKPHPNGSDFTLQESSTVKRRPKSRDKEPEGYADLAAANGEPVGLGPPNTTQPVPYQNGTATVRRRPVSDAGVTEQPQPQPQPQPQHQPQPQPQVTAAPRRDSVDQGAPVSNEGPPQRKPKPPVSPKPVVGQIKRQGGPQTPPQPASNKRVPLPGPGTPGSPVEGKKIPPPVSPKPVPPPTAPKPAKLIHSMTSPPSPTPASAPVKQHSAVTRQTSSPPSFPPSNTPSPPNAKPPSPSSQSPHTPQTPTTPQTPQTPATPSPTPPPVKPPRSSIGGVSVDSGMVGGGVTAPAATTTPDFSVDSLVHQKLEETSASLAAALRAVEDKILRQEDSVAEQKTTVSILDDIGSMFDDLADQLDAMLE
- the caskin1 gene encoding caskin-1 isoform X8, which gives rise to MGKDQELLQAVKTEDLLTVQKLLQRPRPGKAKLLGSAKRVNVNFQDTDGFSPLHHAALNGNLELISLLLESQAAVDIRDQKGMRPLHYAAWQGKAEPMKMLLKSGSSVNSQSDEGQIPLHLSAQHGHYDVSEMLLQHQSNPCIVDNGGKTPLDLACEFGRVGVVQLLLSSNMCAALLEPKKGDTTDPNGTSPLHLAAKNGHIDIIRLLIQAGIDINRQTKAGTALHEAALCGKTEAVRLLLDSGINATVRNTYSQTALDIVYQFTATQASREIKQLLRDASAALQVRALKDYCNNYDLTSLNIKAGDVITVLEQHPDGRWKGCIHDNRTGNDRVGYFPSTMVEVISKRTGCRGSEASPHSSPTPSSGPHGGSNEEIWVLRKPVAGGDRSSVGSSGSVTSVRSSGSGQSAGSAPHILHAQAEGVKLLATVLSQSAKAKEHLMEQSKSVDQPPAGSASSSRTSSQSGCPLHEAPPYDATATRKGEGPGEGKSSEAVVQWLSDFQLQVYAPNFLSAGYDLPTISRMTPEDLTAIGITKPGHRKKMTSEINKLSVTEWLPDQKPANLGEWLSAIGLNQYHQVLVQNGYENIDFITDITWEDLQEIGITKLGHQKKLMLAVKRLAELQRGTDGRGSLRKKPPPITQQQEIMSVDSPPPDEVMSPKMSTFQDSELSTELQSAMTQPGQEVKAQRTRSLSKDHDEVMTGGGGGGTGPPKKEARTMRQQSSQGSTSSHRGSVSSQGKHRHSHSHSHSQPAPPYTPPHTPTKTRTSSSSSTSSVQSAASPQAKPKPAPQFIQGERPQSPRSHTPQSPTHRGALCTQPQPQLQLQQQQQPQPQQQQQQQQPPPLVQPPHQAHPQHHPQTQVMEVRESQQPQVPLLCLPPEAELAEGEGAEPSALQKKRAHSLNRYAVSDGECDERAGGGGGGGEGEAEVIRGQNSVVVRGDGGKYATVTHRVSRSHSVRNQDKNANRNQTQSFALRQKKKGPPPPPPKRSSSAISSSNSNLTDANAQQHTLTTTGGMLDVPYHQQRRASDLGVSVEAGAVETSSMGSVRSIAAMLEMSSIGGGAKGMALQKNFLQVGKTRDAIGLDGEVVNRRRTISGPVTELVAAARRNQPTPSALPSPSVQPETSPPTINSSSPHPPSSPHPSSGGSGSSSENLPFAEEGSLTIRRQGRGEGEGQCVFCVCLQGDGEAPQGDGGFNQDDISGAEATATLKRRPRSSKPHPNGSDFTLQESSTVKRRPKSRDKEPEGYADLAAANGEPVGLGPPNTTQPVPYQNGTATVRRRPVSDAGVTEQPQPQPQPQPQHQPQPQPQVTAAPRRDSVDQGAPVSNEGPPQRKPKPPVSPKPVVGQIKRQGGPQTPPQPASNKRVPLPGPGTPGSPVEGKKIPPPVSPKPVPPPTAPKPAKLIHSMTSPPSPTPASAPVKQHSAVTRQTSSPPSFPPSNTPSPPNAKPPSPSSQSPHTPQTPTTPQTPQTPATPSPTPPPVKPPRSSIGGVSVDSGMVGGGVTAPAATTTPDFSVDSLVHQKLEETSASLAAALRAVEDKILRQEDSVAEQKTTVSILDDIGSMFDDLADQLDAMLE
- the caskin1 gene encoding caskin-1 isoform X3, translated to MGKDQELLQAVKTEDLLTVQKLLQRPRPGKAKLLGSAKRVNVNFQDTDGFSPLHHAALNGNLELISLLLESQAAVDIRDQKGMRPLHYAAWQGKAEPMKMLLKSGSSVNSQSDEGQIPLHLSAQHGHYDVSEMLLQHQSNPCIVDNGGKTPLDLACEFGRVGVVQLLLSSNMCAALLEPKKGDTTDPNGTSPLHLAAKNGHIDIIRLLIQAGIDINRQTKAGTALHEAALCGKTEAVRLLLDSGINATVRNTYSQTALDIVYQFTATQASREIKQLLRDASAALQVRALKDYCNNYDLTSLNIKAGDVITVLEQHPDGRWKGCIHDNRTGNDRVGYFPSTMVEVISKRTGLASTVICTQQFQKIPLVPPATVAPANAVVNGNDTTFHQIHILPPPPPPPPHSHQPLLPLFTSFGYNRSPVTTPQGDTPTAPGCRGSEASPHSSPTPSSGPHGGSNEEIWVLRKPVAGGDRSSVGSSGSVTSVRSSGSGQSAGSAPHILHAQAEGVKLLATVLSQSAKAKEHLMEQSKSVDQPPAGSASSSRTSSQSGCPLHEAPPYDATATRKGEGPGEGKSSEAVVQWLSDFQLQVYAPNFLSAGYDLPTISRMTPEDLTAIGITKPGHRKKMTSEINKLSVTEWLPDQKPANLGEWLSAIGLNQYHQVLVQNGYENIDFITDITWEDLQEIGITKLGHQKKLMLAVKRLAELQRGTDGRGSLRKKPPPITQQQEIMSVDSPPPDEVMSPKMSTFQDSELSTELQSAMTQPGQEVKAQRTRSLSKDHDEVMTGGGGGGTGPPKKEARTMRQQSSQGSTSSHRGSVSSQGKHRHSHSHSHSQPAPPYTPPHTPTKTRTSSSSSTSSVQSAASPQAKPKPAPQFIQGERPQSPRSHTPQSPTHRGALCTQPQPQLQLQQQQQPQPQQQQQQQQPPPLVQPPHQAHPQHHPQTQVMEVRESQQPQVPLLCLPPEAELAEGEGAEPSALQKKRAHSLNRYAVSDGECDERAGGGGGGGEGEAEVIRGQNSVVVRGDGGKYATVTHRVSRSHSVRNQDKNANRNQTQSFALRQKKKGPPPPPPKRSSSAISSSNSNLTDANAQQHTLTTTGGMLDVPYHQQRRASDLGVSVEAGAVETSSMGSVRSIAAMLEMSSIGGGAKGMALQKNFLQVGKTRDAIGLDGEVVNRRRTISGPVTELVAAARRNQPTPSALPSPSVQPETSPPTINSSSPHPPSSPHPSSGGSGSSSENLPFAEEGSLTIRRQGRGEGEGQGDGEAPQGDGGFNQDDISGAEATATLKRRPRSSKPHPNGSDFTLQESSTVKRRPKSRDKEPEGYADLAAANGEPVGLGPPNTTQPVPYQNGTATVRRRPVSDAGVTEQPQPQPQPQPQHQPQPQPQVTAAPRRDSVDQGAPVSNEGPPQRKPKPPVSPKPVVGQIKRQGGPQTPPQPASNKRVPLPGPGTPGSPVEGKKIPPPVSPKPVPPPTAPKPAKLIHSMTSPPSPTPASAPVKQHSAVTRQTSSPPSFPPSNTPSPPNAKPPSPSSQSPHTPQTPTTPQTPQTPATPSPTPPPVKPPRSSIGGVSVDSGMVGGGVTAPAATTTPDFSVDSLVHQKLEETSASLAAALRAVEDKILRQEDSVAEQKTTVSILDDIGSMFDDLADQLDAMLE